A genomic region of Platichthys flesus chromosome 4, fPlaFle2.1, whole genome shotgun sequence contains the following coding sequences:
- the mlnr gene encoding growth hormone secretagogue receptor type 1, translating to MPWTRSQVDPHAAVAEVMDHYSADEHHYEGSLFPTSTLIPVTVICILIFIVGVTGNTMTILIIQHFKDMKTTTNLYLSSMAVSDLIIFLCLPFDLYRLWKYVPWLFGETVCRLYHYIFEGCTSATILHITALSIERYLAISFPLKTKVVVTRRRVQYIIVALWGFALVSAAPTLFLISVEYDNDTHPDYNTGQCKHTNYAIISGQLHIMLWVSTTYFFCPMLCLIFLYGSIGCKLWKSKNDLQGPSTLARERSHRQTVKILVVVVLAFIICWLPYHIGRNLFAQVDDYETAMLSQNFNMASMVLCYLSASINPVVYNLMSRKYRAAAKRLFLLHQRPRQAHHGPRQLCVTSHISTLNESLTGV from the exons ATGCCCTGGACCAGATCCCAGGTGGACCCTCACGCCGCTGTAGCAGAGGTCATGGACCACTACAGCGCGGACGAGCACCACTACGAGGGCTCCCTGTtccccacctccaccctcaTCCCCGTCACCGTCATCtgcatcctcatcttcatcgtcGGGGTGACCGGCAACACCATGACCATCCTCATCATCCAGCACTTCAAGGACATGAAGACCACCACCAACCTCTACCTGTCCAGCATGGCGGTGTCCGacctcatcatcttcctctgccTGCCCTTTGACCTCTACCGCCTGTGGAAGTACGTGCCCTGGCTGTTCGGCGAGACCGTGTGCCGCCTCTACCACTACATCTTCGAAGGCTGCACCTCGGCCACCATCCTCCACATCACGGCCCTGAGCATCGAGCGCTACCTGGCCATCAGCTTCCCCCTCAAGACCAAGGTGGTGGTGACCAGGCGCCGGGTGCAGTACATCATCGTCGCCCTGTGGGGTTTCGCCCTGGTCTCCGCAGCTCCCACGCTCTTCCTGATCAGCGTGGAGTACGACAACGACACGCACCCGGACTACAACACCGGCCAGTGCAAGCACACCAACTACGCCATCATCTCCGGGCAGCTGCACATCATGCTGTGGGTGTCCACCACCTACTTCTTCTGCCCGATGCTCTGCCTCATCTTCCTCTACGGCTCCATCGGGTGCAAGTTGTGGAAGAGCAAAAATGACCTGCAGGGCCCCAGCACCTTGGCCCGGGAGAGATCCCACAGGCAAACTGTCAAGATACTGG tggtggtggtgctggccTTCATCATCTGCTGGCTGCCGTACCACATCGGCAGGAACCTCTTCGCGCAGGTGGACGACTACGAGACGGCCATGCTGAGCCAGAACTTCAACATGGCCTCCATGGTGCTGTGCTACCTCAGCGCCTCCATCAACCCGGTCGTCTACAACCTCATGTCCCGGAAGTACCGGGCCGCGGCCAAACGCCTCTTCCTGCTGCACCAGCGGCCCAGACAAGCCCACCACGGCCCCAGACAGCTGTGCGTGACGAGCCACATCTCCACCCTGAACGAGAGCCTGACCGGCGTCTGA